CGAAGCATCGGAGAAGAGAATTGACCAACACCACCATGGAAATCGGGGCATATAGCTTCGGCGACACGCAACGCGGTGCCGACGGCCTGCCCGGCTCGACCGCCGAGGCGATCGCGAACCTGTTCGAGGCAATCAAGCTTGGCGACTCCCTCGGGCTCGACTACTTCGGCATCGGCGAACACCACACCGACACGATGCCCGCATCCTCCCCCGGCGCGCTCATCGCTGCGGCCGCCGCCGCAACGTCACAGATCAAGTTGGGCAGTGCCGCGAGCATCATCAGCACCGATGATCCGGTGCGTGTGTACCAGCAGTTCGCCACGGCGGACGCGATCTCGGGTGGTGGTCGGATCGAAATTACCGCAGGGCGCGGCTCCTCGACCGAGACTTTCCCGCTCTTCGGCTACGACCTCGGCGACTACGACCGCTTGTATGCCGAAAAGCTCGGCCTCCTGATGAAGATCAACGACAGCGATCGCACCAAGGTCTCGTGGTCCGGCAAGACGCGGCCATCGATGAAGAACCTGGATGTGGTGCCGCGTCCCGTAAACGGCTCGCTGCCCATCTGGTTGGCAACCGGCGGCAACCCGGGCTCGTCGGCTCGCGCCGGTCAGCTTGGCCTGCCGATCTCCTACGGCATCATCGGTGGTGCTCCCGCGCGCTTCGCGCCGCTCGCCAACCTCTATCGTGCCGCTGCGGCTGAGGCCGGGGTTAGCGAGGAGCAGACCGCGGTCTCGGTTGCCGCGATCGGCTTCGTCGCGCCGACGAAGCAGGAGGCACTCGACCGCTTTTACCAGGGTTGGTACAACATGAATCTCGAGATGGGACAGCGCCGCGGCTGGCCGGAGCCCGACAAACGGCAGTTTCTCGCCCAGGCCGATTTCCCCGGCGCGTACTACATCGGCGATCCCGATGAGGTCGCCGAGCGGATCGTCGAGCTCCACGGCCACATGGGTCACATGCGCCACTTCCTGCAAATGGATATTGGCGGCATCCCGCAGGAGCATTATCTCGAGTCGGTCTCGCTGCTCGCCACGGAGGTCAAGCCGCGCGTGCAGCGGCTGCTCGCAAAAAAGTAGCTCGCGAATTCCAAATCGTCATGTGTTCCCAATCCGCTCGGCGGTGCGCCCCGTATCGTGCAGACACACGTACCGACAAAGGGGCGCCGCTCGGGCGGTGAACCTCCACGACGGTGCTGGCCCCGCCCATCCCTGGAGGACTGCCATGGCCACCGGTTCCAACAAGATGATTAGCGATTTCGCGAGCAAGCCGAAGACGCAGTCCTTCTACACGGACATTGTCGCGTTCGTCACCAGCTTCGGGCCGGTGACGCAGGATGCGAAAGCACAGGTGAGTTTCTCCGTGAACCGAAAATTCCTCTGGCTCTGGGCGTACGAGAAGACGGCCGACGGCACGCTGTACCTCAATGTCATGTTGGACAAGCGGATCGATGATCCGCACTTCCATGCCGTGAACCAGGTGAGCAAGCACCGCTGGAATCACCACGTCGAGGTCAAATCCCCAGATATGGCCAACAGTGATTGGCTCCGCGACCTCATCCGCGCCGGATACGCGTTCGCGAGTGTCACTTAGTTGCCAGCAGAACCAGAGCGGCCACACGGCCTCGCCGACGGCACGCTTTGCCTCGCGGTCACATTGGGCAAGCGGCTCATTCTTCGATATCGGCGAACACCACACCTACACAGGGCCTGACTAGCGGGAGCGACTGGCGAAGGACTGGGACTATTCGCGGGTGTGTTTCCCGCCGTGGCCCAAATTATTATCGTGATCATGGTGTCCTGGCAGCTCCGGGTCTGCGTCCGGCCCCGATGCCAGCGAGGAGTTCTGCTCGTCTCGCACCCGGTCATTCCGAGCCCGATCGTCTTGCACGCGGTCCGCCTGGATCCGGTCGTCCTGGATCCGGTCGTCCTGCACGCGGTCATCCTGGATCCGGTCGTCTCGCGCCCGGTCCTCCTGCGAATAGGGATCGAGATCTTCGGCTTTGTGGATCGCGGCTTCCTGCTCCGCACGGCTCTGCTGTGCGGCCTCTTCGTAACCGCGAATGTTGTCCTCGGCACGGCGAGCTTCGACATCGGCTTGCGCGGCCTCGGCCCGCGCCTGCTGCGCCGCAGCCTCGGCACCAGCGATATTAGCGCGCTCTTGGGCCGCCTTCGCCTCCTGCTCACGGGCAGCCAGGTCTGACTCTCGCGCTTCGACGCGCAACCGCTCTGCTTGCTCGTGCTGCGCGCGTTTGCGTTCTTCTGTCCGGCGCCGAGAGGTAAGAACCCCGACGAGCACGATGATCGCAACAACGACGACTACTGCGACGATAATCCAAATGAGGAGGGTGGTATCCATGGTGGTTGCTCCTTCTTGGCGGAATAAGGCGCTCCGCGTCTTCTTCGTGAATGCTGTCCGCAGAACTGCGAGCAGATAACGCTCTGCCAATCTCGGTGAGCCCGGCCCGCAGCTGCCCGCAGGATGGTACTTGCGCCCCACATCGCTTGCCACGGAACTGACGCGCCCACCGTGTTTTGGTGGTCAGGCTACCTGACGCGCGTGCGAATCATTCGGCGAACTTCCAGCCTGAACTACGTGAGCAAGCTCCGCTGCAATCACCACGTCGAGGCGAAATCTGTGGAGATCGCCAACAGCGGCTGGCTCCGCGACCTCATCCGCGCCGGATACGCGTTCGCAAGTTTCACTTAGTTGCCAGCAGAACCAAAGCAGCTACACGGCCGCACTGGCCGCATCCCCCGTAAAATTGCCGACAGGATTAACACGACACCCGCAATGAAGGCGGTGATTGAGTTGAACCTGACGCTTCAAATTTCGAGACGCCTGGGTGCGGTCACGCTTTTGGCCTCTGGACTCGTCCACCTCAAGGAATACTTCGACGGCTACGCCGAGCTTCCGGTGATCGGCCTGCTCTTCCTGCTCAATTTTCTCGGGGCCGTGGTTCTCGCGGTCGTCCTCTTATTACCCACCGAGCGCATCCTGCACCGCTACGGTACGATCCTCGTCACGCTTTCCGCAATCGCCGGAATCGGCATGTCGCTCATGTCGTTGGTGATGCTCGCGATCGCCGAGCGGCAGCCCGTCTTCGGGTTCATGGAGCCAGGATTCCATCCCGGGATGATCCTGCTCGCGCGCATTACCGAGGTACTCACCGTCGTTCTGCTTGGCGCGTTCCTCATCACACTTCTCGTTCGGCACCGACGCCGAATCAACGGCCGCGGCACACACGTCGAGACCGCCTAGGGTTCAAAGGAGATCCCATCATGACCCGTATCAATGCGCTGACACGTCGAGTCTTCAGCGCCCTCACGCTCGCAGGCGCCGCGCTCCTGCTCGCCGCCTGTGCCGCCGGCGGAGGTGGTGGCGCCGCACCCACCGACACCACAACATCCAGCAGCGACACCATCTCGGTCGCCGACGTCGGAGGCCAAAGCGTCCTCGTCACTACCGAGGGGCTCCCCGTCTACATCACCGAAGAAGAACAGGCCTCGGGCGACGTGCTGTGTGTCAGCAGCGGCTGCGTCGAGTTCTGGCCACCTGTGGTGGCGCCCAGCGAAGCGCCAACCGGTAACGTCAACGGCCAACTCGGCACCGTGACGAGGCCCGACGGCACCGAGCAGGTCACCCTCGACGGGGTGCCGCTCTATACCTTCGCGAGCGACTCATCCAGCTCGGTCAACGGCGACGGCCTGTCCGACTCATTCGACGGCCAGACCCTCACGTGGCACGTCGTTCCCCAGGATGGGCTGGCCGGCATCGGGAGCGGAGGCGGAGGCACCCAGGACAGTCGCCCCGGCTACTGATTGAAGGGCCAAGTTCGTGAGCAGCGAGGCCTGACCGAGGATCTCGCGCTGTTCATCGAGCAAGTATTCGGCGAGGATGCGCTGCAAGGCTTCTCGCGCGTTCCCCTCGCTGGGTTCCGCGGATTCGACCGCCTTGCTCGCGGTTCGCAGCGCGCCGCCGGCAATTTCTCGCAGGGCGACCAGGGGTGCGAAAGGTTGCACCAGGAAATCCCTCCTCAGCGTTCTTCGCAAGACGGGCCACCACTTCTTCCGTGATTTCAACACCGTCTATCTCTCCGTACGAGCCGTTTACTGGCTGCGCAATCTTGTCGTTCATTCCTCCTCCTCTGTATCTTGGCGATCACCGATTTCCGAACTGGCATCGCATGATTCACGAGATACGCGCGCCGACTTCGCTTGGCCAATTGTCCCTCGTTTAAGTGCGATCGAGGCTGGCGACCCAGATCGTGACCTGTCGACCACTACCCGCACTCTGGGGTCGATGAAGCCGACGACCCCTCCAAGAGCACACAGGGTTTTGTGTGACAAAACTAGTTTTGTGCGACTAAACTGAGACCATGCAGATCCGGTTCTCCCGATCGTCGCGTAAACACAAGGTCGGTCGCGCGTCCGCGATTACGGCAATGACCAACGCCGGTGTGCCACGCGAGATCGACGGACAGAAACTGCTCTGGATAGGTGTCGATGATCGCGATCGCGAACTCGAGATCATCGGGTTTGTCGCCGCCGAAGACCCAAACCTCGTCATCATCATCCACGTCATGCCAATGATCTATCGGAAGGAAGGACACTGGGAATGAACCGCAAGATCAACACCAATCAATACGCCGTCGACGACAATACTGAGTTCGGGCCCGACGTCGACCTCGACGTCGAGTCGTATAGCGACGCCAATGGCGAGCGTATTTCCGAGGCAGCGGCACAGGAATATACGGCCGAACGCGCGGAGGCGGCGCGGCGCGGCGGTCGTCCGCCGCTCGGTAAGAAGGGATCGTCACCGTCCGTGGCATTCCGCATTTCGGCCGAGCTCCGCGAGCGCGCGGAAGAAGTCGCAGCAAAAGAGGGCCGCACGCTCTCGGCGATCGCCCGCGAGCAACTCGAGCGCTACATCAATTCACACGCCGCCTAAAACACGCGTTACGCCCGCTCGCTTCTCGTTGGAAGTAGCGCGGGCGTTTCACTCGAACACCTACCCAATCGCATCCTCGCGGGCCTGACGCGTGCGCTTGTTCGCCGCGAGCTCCCAGGCCAGATCGAGCAGCTCGTCGAGCACCGCCGGGTCGGC
This DNA window, taken from Gulosibacter molinativorax, encodes the following:
- a CDS encoding LLM class flavin-dependent oxidoreductase, translated to MTNTTMEIGAYSFGDTQRGADGLPGSTAEAIANLFEAIKLGDSLGLDYFGIGEHHTDTMPASSPGALIAAAAAATSQIKLGSAASIISTDDPVRVYQQFATADAISGGGRIEITAGRGSSTETFPLFGYDLGDYDRLYAEKLGLLMKINDSDRTKVSWSGKTRPSMKNLDVVPRPVNGSLPIWLATGGNPGSSARAGQLGLPISYGIIGGAPARFAPLANLYRAAAAEAGVSEEQTAVSVAAIGFVAPTKQEALDRFYQGWYNMNLEMGQRRGWPEPDKRQFLAQADFPGAYYIGDPDEVAERIVELHGHMGHMRHFLQMDIGGIPQEHYLESVSLLATEVKPRVQRLLAKK
- a CDS encoding DUF5655 domain-containing protein — protein: MATGSNKMISDFASKPKTQSFYTDIVAFVTSFGPVTQDAKAQVSFSVNRKFLWLWAYEKTADGTLYLNVMLDKRIDDPHFHAVNQVSKHRWNHHVEVKSPDMANSDWLRDLIRAGYAFASVT
- a CDS encoding COG4315 family predicted lipoprotein, producing the protein MTRINALTRRVFSALTLAGAALLLAACAAGGGGGAAPTDTTTSSSDTISVADVGGQSVLVTTEGLPVYITEEEQASGDVLCVSSGCVEFWPPVVAPSEAPTGNVNGQLGTVTRPDGTEQVTLDGVPLYTFASDSSSSVNGDGLSDSFDGQTLTWHVVPQDGLAGIGSGGGGTQDSRPGY